The DNA segment TAATAACTATATAAATTTTTTTACAATGAAATCGATTACAATTAAAGGATCAGAAAGAGAAAGCGTGGGCAAAGTTGCTACTAAAGCCTTACGTAATGCTGGAGCGGTTCCTTGCGTGTTATACGGAGGAAATCAACCAGTGCATTTTTCAGCAGACGAAAGAGCATTCAAAACCTTGGTTTACACTCCAAACGCGCACACAGTTGTGATTGAATTGGAAGGAAAATCATTCAATGCCATCCTACAAGACATTCAGGTTCACCCTGTAACTGACAAGATTTTACACATTGACTTCTTTCAATTATTTGATGACAAAGAAATCACCATGGAAGTTCCTGTAAGAGTTGTTGGAGTATCTCCTGGAGTATTATTAGGAGGTGTGCTACGTTTGAACACTCGTAGATTAAAAGTAAAAGCGTTGCCAGCAAATCTTCCTGATTTTATTGACGCCGACATTTCTCCACTTGAAATGGGTAACAAATTGTATGTTACGAAACTAGTTTCTGACAACTACAAATTATTGCACCCAGACAACACTGTTGTTGCTCAAGTAAGAATTTCTCGTGCAGCGATGAAAGCAGCTCAAGAAGCAGCAAAAGCGGCAAAAGCGCCTGCAAAAGGAAAGAAAAAATAATCTTTTTTCAATCATTCAAGAAAGCATCAGTTGCAAAACTGGTGCTTTTTTTGTTTTATGCCATAAAGATTCTGGCTGTTTGAAAGTATTCGGCTTTAAAAAAAATCAAAAATTAAGTTTACTTTTGCAATATGCTAAAATGGTTCAACAGCCTGTTTTCAAAAACAGAAACAAAAGACAACACAGATTACATGAAACCGGAGGTTCACGAACACCAAAAAAACAATATGAAAAGCGTGAGTAATAAATTTTTAATCGTCGGACTCGGCAACATCGGTGCCGAATATGTCAACACGAGACACAATATTGGTTTTAAAGTGGTCGATTTCTTGGCCAGAAAAGAAGGAATCAATTTCGAAACCGTCAAACTCGGCGCATTGGCCGAATACAAGTTCAAAGGACGCACTTTCTTCTTGTTGAAACCCAACACCTACATGAACTTGAGTGGTAAAGCCGTACACTATTGGATGGAAAAAGAAAAAATTCCATTGGAAAACATCCTGGTCATCACCGATGATTTGAATCTTGCTTTCGGAACCATCCGCATCAGGAAAAAAGGCAGCGATGGCGGGCACAACGGACTCAAAAGCATTCACGCCACTTTAAACACAACTGATTATGCGCGTTTCCGTTTTGGTATCAGCGACGAATTCAAAAAAGGAAAGCAAGTGGATTACGTCTTGGGCGAATGGGATGATGCCGAAAAAGCAGCCCTTCCAGAGCGCTTGGAACTGGCTTCCGAAATCATAAAATCCTTTGGAACCGCCGGGTTGGAAAACACGATGAGCGCTTTTAACGGAAAATAGAAAGGGAGGTTTAGTTTATAAAAACAAACTCTATAAACAAGCTATTTGCTAAATTTTCAGCATTTTATATTTGGAATTTGGAAAATACTTAACTTTGAAAAAAATACATGCAATAACAATGAAGACAATTACCCTCAACTCTCTCCATAAAATCATTGTAGTTCTTTGTTTTTTTGGTCTTGGCAATACATACGGTCAGAATAAAAGTACTACCAGCAAAACTCTATTTGGAAAA comes from the Flavobacterium limnophilum genome and includes:
- a CDS encoding 50S ribosomal protein L25/general stress protein Ctc; this encodes MKSITIKGSERESVGKVATKALRNAGAVPCVLYGGNQPVHFSADERAFKTLVYTPNAHTVVIELEGKSFNAILQDIQVHPVTDKILHIDFFQLFDDKEITMEVPVRVVGVSPGVLLGGVLRLNTRRLKVKALPANLPDFIDADISPLEMGNKLYVTKLVSDNYKLLHPDNTVVAQVRISRAAMKAAQEAAKAAKAPAKGKKK
- the pth gene encoding aminoacyl-tRNA hydrolase, with the protein product MLKWFNSLFSKTETKDNTDYMKPEVHEHQKNNMKSVSNKFLIVGLGNIGAEYVNTRHNIGFKVVDFLARKEGINFETVKLGALAEYKFKGRTFFLLKPNTYMNLSGKAVHYWMEKEKIPLENILVITDDLNLAFGTIRIRKKGSDGGHNGLKSIHATLNTTDYARFRFGISDEFKKGKQVDYVLGEWDDAEKAALPERLELASEIIKSFGTAGLENTMSAFNGK